One Salarias fasciatus chromosome 22, fSalaFa1.1, whole genome shotgun sequence DNA segment encodes these proteins:
- the LOC115409941 gene encoding tripartite motif-containing protein 16-like produces the protein MAQGRAQLDPLKFSCSICLDPLKDPVTVPCGHSYCSNCIKRHWDEEQNKGFYSCPQCMKKYRQRPHLKKSVVLAELVEDLKKTGLQAAAADLCSAGPEDVACDVCSGRKLKAVKSCLVCVVSYCEEHLQGHYEAAPLKKHQLVEPSKKLQEKICSLHDEVKKIFCRTDQQCICYLCTMDQHRGHETVPAAAERSQKQKELEGSRLNIQQRIQEREKDVKLLQQQMFAVNVSADEAVEHSEESFTQMIRLLQNRSLEVKQQLRSQQQTAVSGLKELEEKLQQEIAELKRKDVQLEQLAHTEDHTQFLHSYTSVSALSEPTHSSSIQTAPLRYFEDVAAAVSESRDKLQDILRELQPQPESRADFLQYSQQITLDPNSVNRELNLSDGDRKVTCTKEVQPYSDHPDRFTYWCQALSRESLTGRSYWEVERRGTVDVAVTYKNISRAGRGEECLFGFNDKSWALRCVSNSFNFWHNNIHTPVSGPESSRVGVYLDHRAGILSFYSVSETMTLLHRVQTSFTQPLHAGVRLYYYGTSAELFKPE, from the coding sequence atggctCAGGGACGAGCTCAGCTGGATCCACTAAAGttctcttgttccatctgtctggatcccctgaaggatccggtgacggttccctgtggacacagctactgcagcaaCTGTATCAAAAGACACTGGGATGAAGAGCAAAACAAGGGATTCTACAGCTGTCCTCAGTGCATGAAGAAGTACAGACAGAGGCCTCACCTGAAGAAAAGCGTCGTGTTGGCAGAGTTagtggaggatctgaagaagactggactccaagctgctgcagctgatctctgctctgctggacctgaagatgtggcctgtgatgtttgctctgggaggaagctgaaagccgtcaagtcctgtctggtctgtgtggTCTCTTACTGTGAGGAACACCTCCAAGGTCACTACGAAGCAGCTCCATTGAAGaaacaccagctggtggagccctcCAAGAAGCTCCAGGAGAAGATCTGCTCTCTTCACGATGAGGTGAAGAAGATTTTCTGTCGCACTGATCAGCAGTGTATCTGTTACCTCTGCACCATGGACCAACACAGAGGCcatgaaacagtcccagctgcagcagaaaggagccagaagcagaaggagctggaggggagtcgactaaacatccagcagagaatccaggagcgagagaaagacgtgaagctgcttcagcagcagatgtttgccgtcaatgtctctgctgatgaagcagtggagcacagcgaggagagcttcacccaGATGATCCGTCTCCTCCAGAACAGAAGCCTtgaggtgaagcagcagctcagatcccagcagcaaactgcagtgagTGGACTCAAAGAGcttgaggagaagctgcagcaggagatcgctgagctgaagaggaaagacgtccagctggagcagctggcacacacagaggaccacacccagtttctccacagctacacctcagtgtcagcactcagtgagcccacacactcctccagcatccagactgctcctctcagatactttgaggatgtggcagcagctgtgtcagagagcagagacaaactcCAGGACATCCTGAGAGAGCTAcaaccacagccagagagcagagcagacttcTTACAATATTCACAGCAGATCACTCTGGATCCAAACTCTGTGAACAGAGAGCTGAATTTATctgatggagacagaaaagtaACTTGTACAAAGGAAGTTCAGCCTTattctgatcatccagacagattcactTACTGGTGTCAGGctctgagcagagagagtctgactggacgtagttactgggaggtggagaggagaggaacagTTGATGTAGCAGTCACatacaagaacatcagcagagcagggaggggagaggaatGTTTGTTTGGATTTAATGACAAATCTTGGGCTTTACGTTGTGTCTCTAACAGTTTTAATTTTTGGCACAACAACATCCACACTCCCGTCTCAGGTCCTgagtcctccagagtgggagtgtacctggatcacagagcaggtattctgtctttctacagcgtctctgaaaccatgactctcctccacagagtccagacctcctTCACTCAGCCGCTACATGCTGGAGTTAGACTTTATTATTATGGAACCTCAGCAGAGTTGTTTAAACCTGAGTAG